The Anopheles stephensi strain Indian unplaced genomic scaffold, UCI_ANSTEP_V1.0 ucontig4, whole genome shotgun sequence genome segment CTTCAGTGTGGCGTGCACCTGAATGTCATCTGCCGACGGTACCTTAGCGGATCCGGTGAACTCAAAGTTCTTGCCATCACCGTATGATACCTTCAGAGCGCTGTTCGTTTGGAACTGTCCATCGTCCTTCGCGTCGTAGGTGTAGGAACCTTCGGCCGCAATCGGGTCCACGTTCGGGAGGTTCAGGTTGAGTTTTCCGTTACCACGGTTGCAGTTACCCTTGGCCTGAGTTGACACAGACGCGCTCTTGCCATTGTAGTCCACAGACCCGGCGTAATCGAACTCGTACACTCCATCATCCGCTTCCGGTTGCAGATACTTGCCGTTGGACGCAACGCCCAGCTTGTAGGATGGGGCAGTTAAGTCAACCTTAAGCTCGTGGCTGGCAGGTTTACCATGACCACCGGTCTGATATCCACCGGCAAGAGCAGCCGTAAAGTCCGAACCATATTTACCATCGACGTGGTACTTGGCGTGGTGTTCGCAGTACTCATCAACGACGACACTCACTTCGGCCACTTGCGGGAGCAAGCTGCCGGATACCTTCAAGCTACCGGCGGCCGACTTGTAATTACCAGCCGGGACGTGCTTCACGGTCGCATCTAGCACCACCGTCTTGCCATCCAAATCGGAGTACTTCACGTTGTGCACAGCATCGAAAAGCTTCGCCTTGAAATCTCCATTCTTCAGCTCGCCGGTCCACTGCACCGATCGCTGCTTGCCGCCAGGCTGCTTGTCGTACAGGTTCGTCACCATTTTTCCGAACTTCTTCTCGTCCTTCGTCGAGGACTCGCGTTTGAAGTCACCGCCGAACTGTCGTCCagtcggcagcagcaggctgAACTTGGTGGTGAACGTGCCATCAACCGGTTTCGGATTACCGCGACCTTCCAGATTCAGCTCGTACTTCTCCGAGAACACTTCCACCTTGTTCTTGCTATCGAAGCTAGTCTGGGTGACCTTGTTCTTGGTTTCGAAGCGAACCTTCTTGCTATTGTCCTTCTCAAAGTCATAGTAGAAATCAACCTCCACGTCGTACACAGGCTTGTCCACCTTGAACTTGCTGTCCAGCTTAACCTTGCGATCCTGCTTGACAAAGGTCACCAACGCAAACATGTTACCATCGCCATTCTTCGACTTAAACTCGCCGTTGCCATCGAAGAAGTCCTTCACCACAAACTGCAAGCGGAAATAAAGTATACTGTATTAGTCAAACAGAAACTGAACCGAACGGTGGTTACTTTAATCTGCAACACTCACCGTGAATTTGCCGTTAGGATCCTGACCGCGCTGCAGCTTGAAGTCGTACGTAGCGAACTCTTCCTTATCCACCAGCACCTTGGCGTTGGAGAGGACGTTCGCGGCAGAGAACTGAACTGTCATCGAAAGCCTGCACGAACGggagaagcaaacaataaaatgATAATCGGGCAAtgaaaaaccttttttccatcttcagTCATCATTAGACGTACTTGTAGGGCGAAGCTTTTTCGACAGCGACAAGGGATCCTTCCAGGTTGAGCTCTCCGTCCTGGCTGGTGAACCGGTTCGATACAGCTCCGTTCAGCTCAAACTTGGTACCGGTGCTAGCCGTCAGCTTGTTGCTGAAACGGCTCTTGTTCTGTTCCACGAGGCGCTTCGACAGGAACTTGAAGAAGTGCTTGTTGAGCGAACCGCCCACCTGCACATCATAGTCGCCGGCTGATTTTTCGTTGTACTTGGCATCCACATTCGCTGCAATCTTGTACTTGTCGTAACCGTACTCTCCGTCCAGGAAGAACTTGTTCTTGTTCGTAGCAAAGTCCAGCCGGATCAGCTGCTTCGGCAGCTGCAGCTTGTTGTTCAGCTTCAGCGACTCCAGTCCCTGTGCTTCCGGTTTCAGCACGAATTCAGCATACTGGCTCAGTTCGTACTTGTTGGAGGGATTGTTAAAGTCCGCACCGCTCGCGAAAGAGAACAGATTCTTGAACGAACTGTCGGTGTAGGCCACCTCCAGATTCACCTTGAAGTTCTTGTTTGCATCGCTCGGGGTCTTCTTCTCCAGGTCCAGCTTGACATGCTTCAGATCAAAGTCCAGATGACCCACCACGTTGTTCTTCACTTCACCGACAGCGACATCTACTTCGGCATCGAAGCTACGCTCACCGTTCGACACAACGTAACCGTTGATGGTGGTCTTCGGGGCGTAAGGGCTAGTCCACTCGATATTTTGCAGGTTGTACTTGCGCTTACCACCATCCATGTTCTCCACCACGATTTTACCAGTAGTTTGCACAAACTTAGACACCTGAGCATCACCGTTCGGCGAACGGATGGTGAAAATTGGTACGTACTCGTCACGGCCACCGGACGCCCCCTTTTGGAAGCCAatcttagccaggtactcttCCACGCCAATGTGTGCCACACCGTACAGTGCAACTTCCTTGTCATTGTTGTTCACTCCCAGCTGGACGTCAACGTTGCGAATCGGCGATTCGAGTGATGCCTTCACGTACAGCTCGCCCGCGGTCACACCTTCCAGGCGGAGGTTTGTCAGACGCTTCGTCTGCGATCCGGGTGTATCGAAGCTCAACAGCAGCGTCACGTGCTGCTGGTTAGAGTTGTCAAACTTGCCCGAGAAGTGGAACTTCGGCTCGACCTCCAGGTACAATTCGAACAGCTCTTCTTGGTCGACCTTGTGAGCGGCACAGACCGTCACACCGATCACGCTGTACAGGTTATCGAAGCACTCGCTGAACTTGGATCCAAACTCTTGACGCTTCGCCGGAAGCGTGATCAGTTGGTTGCCTCGCTCGCGCGTAATGATCACCTCGCGGAAGTTCACCGAGACCAGCTCTTGCTTTCCTTGCAGGGAATCGATCGTCAGATCGTATGCCTTAGCGTCGTGCAGCGCAAACTTGGCTGCGGCACCACCAGACGAGTGTCCGGATACGGCCACCTGCATTCCAGTCATCACGTTGAACGCATCCACGCTCATGGTTCCGGTCACCTCGAAGCTTCCGCTCGGCTGGAACTTTACGTTGAACTTTGCGTTGTTGTAGTCCTTGATCAGGCTCTTTACGTCGAGCTCCAAGGCGGCATCCAGGCGAGCAACACCGGCACCCTGTGCGGACAACTTCAGCGGAAGACCGAGAGCGGTAGTGTACACGAGATCCGTATCCAAGAAGAGAGCATGATGCTCAAACGTGCGCTCGAACTTTTTGGCACCCTCGATCATCTTGTCGAAGCATTCCAGAGCCTTGTTGAGGAACTGCTCCGGATCCGTCGGCACATTCTCGCCGGTGCTGAGGAAGAACAGCTCCGAACCGAATACCTTCACGGTCAGATCGAGGTTGAAATCCTGCAATGCATCGTTGTGCAGATCGACAGTGCGGGCTAGCGCACGGATATCCTCGCGGATACCACGACGGAAGCGTTCCTTCGCCTTGCCGGACAGTTTCTGGTACTGCTCGGAAATGAGATCATACGCCGCCTGCATATCCATGCCGGAGAAGAATCCCTTCGGGCCGAAGTAGTGCTCTACCATCCGCTCCAAATTGTCCTGACGTCCCTCGAGCTCGAACACGTTCAGCCCAttgccaaacagctcagcCGTAAAGTTAAGGCTCACCGACTTAGGCAGGAAGCTTTTTTGCGAGTAGATGACGCTAGTCTCGGCACTTGCTCCAACACCGAGCGATTCGACGGCATACGAGAACTCGCGGTTAAACGAGTAGCGGCGGACATCGAACGGGAACTTGTTCGAGGTACGGATCTTGCCAAAGTGCTGACGAGCAGCATCACGCGTCGGATCAACCGACGACCGCAAGCTAGCCAGATGCGACGTGATGAACGAACCGACCTGGTACACCTTCTCACCATCCAGCAGTGCCTTCAGCTCGTTGGCAACGTTAGCCGAGGGACATTCAACCAGCGACAGATAGGCGTGGATACGGATTTCAGAGTCCTCATTGGCGTTCTTCAGTGTGTTGAGGGCCGAAGTGACCACCTTCTTGTTGCAGGAAGCCGCAGGGAACGCTTGGAGAGCCGCTACACGAACACGCGACGACGCACTCGGACCAGTGCACTGGATAACCTTGTCCAGCAGTGGAGCGACCAGATTGTCCGAGTTGCGTACTCCCTTCAGTACCGCGACGATCACATCCTCCTGAGAGCGCGAGGTCGACTGGCACTTGCCCAGCTTGGCACCGAATTTGTTCGAGATTTCCTTCACATCAGCCGACTGGCAGCCGTGCTTCTGGCAGTACTTGCTGACCAGCGAACCCACGCTCAGGTAAGCTTCACGGGGCGGATTTCCATCCAGCAGCTTCACGACGGACTTCAGCGCTTCCTGTGTCATCGAGTTGACCAGATTGAGCGAAACGAAGGCGAGCTTTTGTTCCTGAGCATCGGTAATTTCCTTGTTCTTGTAGAGCTGCGTAATGGCCTCGACGGCATCACCCGTTCCGACGCGGAACAACGAATCCAGGTACACCTTGCGGGACAGCGATTTGTTCGGGTGCACGCTGCCAGCCTTAACCTGGTTGTACAGGTTAAGCAGATCATCCTTCTTCGAGTAGCGCATCAGCTGAATCAGCTCGACGAACAGATTGGCGGTCTTCTTGCCAACGTTGCCATTGGTGTACGAATCGACGGTCGATTTCAGCTCCTGCTTGATCACGGCCAAGTTGCCAGCCGGTTGCTGATCAGGGTTCTCGAAGATGATCGAACGGGGCTCGCCATCAACAGCCGGAGCAGCTCCTGCCTTGTTACCGGTAAGCGTTAGCTTCGTCGTAACCTTCGCCGTAACTCCAACCTTCTCCTTCATGTACGGCAGGTACTGGTACTCTTCGCTCAGCTTCACAGCCGAGAGCAGACCGCCCTGGATCGTTTGCTGATTATTGTACGAGCTCTGAAGCAGCGGAGTCGACTTGATGCCTGCCTTGCTGTTGACGATGCGAGTCACGAAGCTGTTCGACAACGATTCACGGTACGCACAGTTACCGAGGTCACGCGACTTCTCCACAACGGTCGCATCTCCCGAGGGATAGCTCGAGAAAGACGTCTGGCACACGCCAAACACGTCGGTTTCGGTACTCTTGTCCTGTGCGGACTGGAACAGCGAAATCAGACCACGCTTCACGTTCACCGAGAAGTCAGTATCGGCGGCATCCGAGCAGATCTCGGGCAGCAGCTCATCGTTCGACAGCGTGAACTGCACCGGCTTGCTGATTTCGGGCCCGAACGCCGTCTTCTTGCCGTCCGGTGCGTAGGAAGTCAGCGACACAACCTTCAGCGTGTACACACAGTTGTTGCCGGCGTACAGTTCCACCTTGCCCTCGACCTTGAGCGTAGTCTGCTTGTTTTCCTTGTCCGACTGTTGAATCTGCACGAAGCTGTCCACATCGTACTGGTACACGAATCCGGACTTGAACGTATACTTGCTAGACTTGTTCGCTAAAATAATATCAAAGTAAAACACATTTCTAGCTGTTAGATATCGGAAGCGCCATAACAAAGTACAGGTCATCGTTGTTGCAATACTTACGCGTTGGACAACCTTGCTTACATGATGCTGTAGTCCGGCGGGGCAAGCATAAAAGAAAGTTATAAAAGCGTGATTAGAGATGCAAAGCTCCACAACCGATTGCATAATCTTTAAACAGTATGTTGACCTATTGCTTGATAGTAGCAACGGAGAGCGCGCAGAGCAGAATTGCTATCTGCTCTCTTATACGCGACCCCGGTGTCGAAAGGTCAGTCTACGACAGCTTCGACATCGCTAAAGTGCACACTCAGTGTTGGCAAATGTTGATAAGCGAGGTGGCTAAGCAGCATACTGACGCCCCACGTCACTAGTCACTAGGATGTAGCGAACATTGTAGGCGAAACCTTACTCTTGAACTTGACATTGATCGGAAACAGGCTAGGACTGCCAACAGGGCACTTCTTATCAGTCATTCACCGTCGCAAGGCACTGGCATCGAATGCAATTCAGAGTTTCTAGACGATCTTTCTAGACGAGCCTAAGGAAGGGTGTCGAAGGAAGATGGCTTCCAATGTCTTATGCTTTGCTTATGAGATAATGgctgtatttatttttgttttcactgcTGAATATTGTGCCGGTTGAGCGTACATAGCTCAGAATTGTAGAGAATGTCATATACCTTTGATAAGCTAACATTAGCCTACCATCTGGCTACGGGTTTCAATGCGTGATTTAAGCTGGTAATAGCGAAACTTTTAATTTCTCGTTGGAAGCATGGTTCAGTCAAATTGAGAGAGACCTAGAACGCAAAGCTTTGCTTTGGTTGGTAGCCACACCGTTCGGCTCAAATGGGAGAAGCTCAAATTGCTTttgaaaaatcatcaaaacatACTATCTTCATTTGACAGGCATATTACCAACGGTGATCCACCGTGCAATTCTCTTGTTTACTATTTACAGCACGTTACAGTTGGTTACATGGCTGAGCGCCATTTTGACGTCCCGGCAATAGGCAACGTGAGTCATAAGCTTTGTTCTAGAAAGAACGGTTTTGACATTCCGTTTCTCAAAGCAATCTAGAATGCTCAACGAGCTATTGCAGCACTGCAGGGCATTGTGAATTGCGACTCACCGTGCGCTAGCCATTCCCACGACTTCCGTGAGATGGATCAAACCACAGTCGTTAGTTAGGCTaatttaattcattgaaaagtatGAAAACAAAGCCCCGATCGTTCGCTTCTGCCGCCATTGTCAATCTTCATCAAGAACTCTACAACGTGGGATGAGACGCTTCTTGCCTACAGACTGCTGTGAGCTCTTGCAACGAGATTATGATAAATCTCACCCATCGGAAGCGATCTTTCTAATGGGCAGGACCGTAGAAAAGGTAGGGAGTGGTGTACTTTTTGTCTCAACTTCTAATATGCGGTCTGTAAAACAAACATGTACTGTCGGCCCTAACTGCCAAACACTGCAGCACATGTGCCCGCGTGCTGACAAACCACCGGTAGGCAGAACGTCATCAAATTGGCCATTACAATTCATTGTCTAAATTATCTCAACTGGTTTACTGGTTCTCGTTGTGGCCACTTCTCGGTTTGCGTCGGTAAACATCGCACGTACGAACAGAGCTCTTCGTGGGGAAACGAAACGCCAACCTCGCCTCGGTCCCTGGATCGAGGATCGAGGGAATTCCCCCTCCTCGGCTACCCGGTTCATCCGCCCTATATGTGCACATACCTGCGAACACACTTTGGACCAGCACTAGCGACACCAGGAAGCTTAACAGCAGCCTCCTTCCATGGAGGACCCACATCGTTCGTGATGTTTTCGTGCACTTTCACGCACTAAACCACCCAGACGGTCACGCACTGAGATATTCCACCGAGTTTGCTGTCACAACATAGGATGGGCCAGCAGAGGGAAAAAGATGAGTCCGTCCTCTCCAGCACGCAGAGACGGATCACT includes the following:
- the LOC118516843 gene encoding apolipophorins-like isoform X1; amino-acid sequence: MWVLHGRRLLLSFLVSLVLVQSVFAASCKQGCPTPNKSSKYTFKSGFVYQYDVDSFVQIQQSDKENKQTTLKVEGKVELYAGNNCVYTLKVVSLTSYAPDGKKTAFGPEISKPVQFTLSNDELLPEICSDAADTDFSVNVKRGLISLFQSAQDKSTETDVFGVCQTSFSSYPSGDATVVEKSRDLGNCAYRESLSNSFVTRIVNSKAGIKSTPLLQSSYNNQQTIQGGLLSAVKLSEEYQYLPYMKEKVGVTAKVTTKLTLTGNKAGAAPAVDGEPRSIIFENPDQQPAGNLAVIKQELKSTVDSYTNGNVGKKTANLFVELIQLMRYSKKDDLLNLYNQVKAGSVHPNKSLSRKVYLDSLFRVGTGDAVEAITQLYKNKEITDAQEQKLAFVSLNLVNSMTQEALKSVVKLLDGNPPREAYLSVGSLVSKYCQKHGCQSADVKEISNKFGAKLGKCQSTSRSQEDVIVAVLKGVRNSDNLVAPLLDKVIQCTGPSASSRVRVAALQAFPAASCNKKVVTSALNTLKNANEDSEIRIHAYLSLVECPSANVANELKALLDGEKVYQVGSFITSHLASLRSSVDPTRDAARQHFGKIRTSNKFPFDVRRYSFNREFSYAVESLGVGASAETSVIYSQKSFLPKSVSLNFTAELFGNGLNVFELEGRQDNLERMVEHYFGPKGFFSGMDMQAAYDLISEQYQKLSGKAKERFRRGIREDIRALARTVDLHNDALQDFNLDLTVKVFGSELFFLSTGENVPTDPEQFLNKALECFDKMIEGAKKFERTFEHHALFLDTDLVYTTALGLPLKLSAQGAGVARLDAALELDVKSLIKDYNNAKFNVKFQPSGSFEVTGTMSVDAFNVMTGMQVAVSGHSSGGAAAKFALHDAKAYDLTIDSLQGKQELVSVNFREVIITRERGNQLITLPAKRQEFGSKFSECFDNLYSVIGVTVCAAHKVDQEELFELYLEVEPKFHFSGKFDNSNQQHVTLLLSFDTPGSQTKRLTNLRLEGVTAGELYVKASLESPIRNVDVQLGVNNNDKEVALYGVAHIGVEEYLAKIGFQKGASGGRDEYVPIFTIRSPNGDAQVSKFVQTTGKIVVENMDGGKRKYNLQNIEWTSPYAPKTTINGYVVSNGERSFDAEVDVAVGEVKNNVVGHLDFDLKHVKLDLEKKTPSDANKNFKVNLEVAYTDSSFKNLFSFASGADFNNPSNKYELSQYAEFVLKPEAQGLESLKLNNKLQLPKQLIRLDFATNKNKFFLDGEYGYDKYKIAANVDAKYNEKSAGDYDVQVGGSLNKHFFKFLSKRLVEQNKSRFSNKLTASTGTKFELNGAVSNRFTSQDGELNLEGSLVAVEKASPYKLSMTVQFSAANVLSNAKVLVDKEEFATYDFKLQRGQDPNGKFTFVVKDFFDGNGEFKSKNGDGNMFALVTFVKQDRKVKLDSKFKVDKPVYDVEVDFYYDFEKDNSKKVRFETKNKVTQTSFDSKNKVEVFSEKYELNLEGRGNPKPVDGTFTTKFSLLLPTGRQFGGDFKRESSTKDEKKFGKMVTNLYDKQPGGKQRSVQWTGELKNGDFKAKLFDAVHNVKYSDLDGKTVVLDATVKHVPAGNYKSAAGSLKVSGSLLPQVAEVSVVVDEYCEHHAKYHVDGKYGSDFTAALAGGYQTGGHGKPASHELKVDLTAPSYKLGVASNGKYLQPEADDGVYEFDYAGSVDYNGKSASVSTQAKGNCNRGNGKLNLNLPNVDPIAAEGSYTYDAKDDGQFQTNSALKVSYGDGKNFEFTGSAKVPSADDIQVHATLKSEFESVRSVDASFKHAKSSDSAYNTKLQITADGKKFSVENAVVMSETNPSVDFTLVYPEKTVKVSGSYKSLGHSAFKADAKVQNLANFDMEANVEANFDSYQTFYVKLYGDAPMLNTNKLSVEVNAKPGSNGKGVNFRASEGGKDILSGFADYSVKEQGKATVIEGQGNVKLYDKQQTATFKLIREKLSESGFSATLTASVGKFSLLHESRVQPNDFRVKTNVCDEKKKCTKLELTSKLERAAGAFKHEALVSLEVQQMGYEHEFGLSAKTSANGLKFDHTTDMQLKQKNQPKYQYLFYVHPTSAGASLILPTRTIAVEGELNLPKEKFGLFDGSVSFYLDKKNEPDNKATFAVRGETKMLGSAGVSANGALTFSHPTIKALSIRAKGTLDGDKQTADGSVEFDVFKKAADKIVAKVRYVNSDQSFKGFNITSEASVSSKGFGLNCGFSGHTAMSLATRQASAAGSLTLPFEGYTFGTYFFGSPESFDFLLTRFGDDFVRAHGTYDAKKYRGDLTSTFKFVPNRPVVFETQLNGLSSAKFAFKQDNFFSADGSFGVDKAVLLNVVGEGKPLLNAKVTLDASHFLSTEYKVDEANAKAFLQSLNKQLQADFVLVKDDIAQRYAKLNQDVSTLSSNVVNALPDFSKFQESYAKQLQKLQEDIMSDPALAEFVKTVSKMVQQVSEVFGQLAQVYVESFRKMNAIVNDIVAQLVETFNTKVLPALKELSTKVEAIFFNIYEETVKLLVAVFERTVKALKVFEEDFNKIATNVSELFRTFAQTFNKAIQVLEKEFKELYKLVQEYFDSFDEFKAVKETLKEYFDGFDRYAYQLLKELLSLVEALYPMPEVQEFTTAINKYVTNKLENKPVNDIEELKALFVSFVKVLNQAVERLISGVNVQLSEPTFGSDSFTSFVTFKFLPYVSSIQFSPWNFVRNEKFYSVRDLVHQLRLYAFNPFARVPLFHMHAQLGDGGHFFTFDDKHFTFPGSCSYLLASDFVDGNFSIVADMDNGRLKSVTLVDKDSTVELNSKAVVKYNGKDTDLPIFQKDVYVFRKYYTVTIGTKYGAQVMCTTDLKICHFFVSGFYFGRLRGLLGNGNYEPYDDLALPNGAITEASTDFANNYKTSQACAAVADHGHDAHAHSNPTCAKFFGSESSLKLCSYLRDQTGYKEACNHAAHEAGDKADEAACGIARLYVSSCTLYGIPTMMPSQCEKCATNEGRTVDVGDWYTVKAPQKQADIVLVVDTFLGTLLGELVQATINDLRKELKSFDVNIAVIGYSRTDKYTSLFSNGGKLDYTGKLGQADVSSGPKQCRGLVTGIESVDAVLQVLQKIGEQSKENLGATTEVYALRRAFTYPFRATASKSVLVFRSESIDVAQPGSALSAALGLANVKARGIMFNMVAPLKSVGLTNTKDQSKVKSIVGFNERVVYHMNDKKRTVGSSEMKKSLKYDDVVAVSAVERFGGNFFVLQNYANQKTPKDKKQFISIVAAVLAEQLSRTETTNECFCYLRGGLHPESACTASDVQVLQPAKKAGGAKG
- the LOC118516843 gene encoding apolipophorins-like isoform X2 yields the protein MWVLHGRRLLLSFLVSLVLVQSVFAASCKQGCPTPNKSSKYTFKSGFVYQYDVDSFVQIQQSDKENKQTTLKVEGKVELYAGNNCVYTLKVVSLTSYAPDGKKTAFGPEISKPVQFTLSNDELLPEICSDAADTDFSVNVKRGLISLFQSAQDKSTETDVFGVCQTSFSSYPSGDATVVEKSRDLGNCAYRESLSNSFVTRIVNSKAGIKSTPLLQSSYNNQQTIQGGLLSAVKLSEEYQYLPYMKEKVGVTAKVTTKLTLTGNKAGAAPAVDGEPRSIIFENPDQQPAGNLAVIKQELKSTVDSYTNGNVGKKTANLFVELIQLMRYSKKDDLLNLYNQVKAGSVHPNKSLSRKVYLDSLFRVGTGDAVEAITQLYKNKEITDAQEQKLAFVSLNLVNSMTQEALKSVVKLLDGNPPREAYLSVGSLVSKYCQKHGCQSADVKEISNKFGAKLGKCQSTSRSQEDVIVAVLKGVRNSDNLVAPLLDKVIQCTGPSASSRVRVAALQAFPAASCNKKVVTSALNTLKNANEDSEIRIHAYLSLVECPSANVANELKALLDGEKVYQVGSFITSHLASLRSSVDPTRDAARQHFGKIRTSNKFPFDVRRYSFNREFSYAVESLGVGASAETSVIYSQKSFLPKSVSLNFTAELFGNGLNVFELEGRQDNLERMVEHYFGPKGFFSGMDMQAAYDLISEQYQKLSGKAKERFRRGIREDIRALARTVDLHNDALQDFNLDLTVKVFGSELFFLSTGENVPTDPEQFLNKALECFDKMIEGAKKFERTFEHHALFLDTDLVYTTALGLPLKLSAQGAGVARLDAALELDVKSLIKDYNNAKFNVKFQPSGSFEVTGTMSVDAFNVMTGMQVAVSGHSSGGAAAKFALHDAKAYDLTIDSLQGKQELVSVNFREVIITRERGNQLITLPAKRQEFGSKFSECFDNLYSVIGVTVCAAHKVDQEELFELYLEVEPKFHFSGKFDNSNQQHVTLLLSFDTPGSQTKRLTNLRLEGVTAGELYVKASLESPIRNVDVQLGVNNNDKEVALYGVAHIGVEEYLAKIGFQKGASGGRDEYVPIFTIRSPNGDAQVSKFVQTTGKIVVENMDGGKRKYNLQNIEWTSPYAPKTTINGYVVSNGERSFDAEVDVAVGEVKNNVVGHLDFDLKHVKLDLEKKTPSDANKNFKVNLEVAYTDSSFKNLFSFASGADFNNPSNKYELSQYAEFVLKPEAQGLESLKLNNKLQLPKQLIRLDFATNKNKFFLDGEYGYDKYKIAANVDAKYNEKSAGDYDVQVGGSLNKHFFKFLSKRLVEQNKSRFSNKLTASTGTKFELNGAVSNRFTSQDGELNLEGSLVAVEKASPYKLSMTVQFSAANVLSNAKVLVDKEEFATYDFKLQRGQDPNGKFTFVVKDFFDGNGEFKSKNGDGNMFALVTFVKQDRKVKLDSKFKVDKPVYDVEVDFYYDFEKDNSKKVRFETKNKVTQTSFDSKNKVEVFSEKYELNLEGRGNPKPVDGTFTTKFSLLLPTGRQFGGDFKRESSTKDEKKFGKMVTNLYDKQPGGKQRSVQWTGELKNGDFKAKLFDAVHNVKYSDLDGKTVVLDATVKHVPAGNYKSAAGSLKVSGSLLPQVAEVSVVVDEYCEHHAKYHVDGKYGSDFTAALAGGYQTGGHGKPASHELKVDLTAPSYKLGVASNGKYLQPEADDGVYEFDYAGSVDYNGKSASVSTQAKGNCNRGNGKLNLNLPNVDPIAAEGSYTYDAKDDGQFQTNSALKVSYGDGKNFEFTGSAKVPSADDIQVHATLKSEFESVRSVDASFKHAKSSDSAYNTKLQITADGKKFSVENAVVMSETNPSVDFTLVYPEKTVKVSGSYKSLGHSAFKADAKVQNLANFDMEANVEANFDSYQTFYVKLYGDAPMLNTNKLSVEVNAKPGSNGKGVNFRASEGGKDILSGFADYSVKEQGKATVIEGQGNVKLYDKQQTATFKLIREKLSESGFSATLTASVGKFSLLHESRVQPNDFRVKTNVCDEKKKCTKLELTSKLERAAGAFKHEALVSLEVQQMGYEHEFGLSAKTSANGLKFDHTTDMQLKQKNQPKYQYLFYVHPTSAGASLILPTRTIAVEGELNLPKEKFGLFDGSVSFYLDKKNEPDNKATFAVRGETKMLGSAGVSANGALTFSHPTIKALSIRAKGTLDGDKQTADGSVEFDVFKKAADKIVAKVRYVNSDQSFKGFNITSEASVSSKGFGLNCGFSGHTAMSLATRQASAAGSLTLPFEGYTFGTYFFGSPESFDFLLTRFGDDFVRAHGTYDAKKYRGDLTSTFKFVPNRPVVFETQLNGLSSAKFAFKQDNFFSADGSFGVDKAVLLNVVGEGKPLLNAKVTLDASHFLSTEYKVDEANAKAFLQSLNKQLQADFVLVKDDIAQRYAKLNQDVSTLSSNVVNALPDFSKFQESYAKQLQKLQEDIMSDPALAEFVKTVSKMVQQVSEVFGQLAQVYVESFRKMNAIVNDIVAQLVETFNTKVLPALKELSTKVEAIFFNIYEETVKLLVAVFERTVKALKVFEEDFNKIATNVSELFRTFAQTFNKAIQVLEKEFKELYKLVQEYFDSFDEFKAVKETLKEYFDGFDRYAYQLLKELLSLVEALYPMPEVQEFTTAINKYVTNKLENKPVNDIEELKALFVSFVKVLNQAVERLISGVNVQLSEPTFGSDSFTSFVTFKFLPYVSSIQFSPWNFVRNEKFYSVRDLVHQLRLYAFNPFARVPLFHMHAQLGDGGHFFTFDDKHFTFPGSCSYLLASDFVDGNFSIVADMDNGRLKSVTLVDKDSTVELNSKAVVKYNGKDTDLPIFQKDVYVFRKYYTVTIGTKYGAQVMCTTDLKICHFFVSGFYFGRLRGLLGNGNYEPYDDLALPNGAITEASTDFANNYKTSQACAAVADHGHDAHAHSNPTCAKFFGSESSLKLCSYLRDQTGYKEACNHAAHEAGDKADEAACGIARLYVSSCTLYGIPTMMPSQCEKCATNEGRTVDVGDWYTVKAPQKQADIVLVVDTFLGTLLGELVQATINDLRKELKSFDVNIAVIGYSRTDKYTSLFSNGGKLDYTGKLGQADVSSGPKQCRGLVTGIESVDAVLQVLQKIGEQSKENLGATTEVYALRRAFTYPFRATASKSVLVFRSESIDVAQPGSALSAALGLANVKARGIMFNMVAPLKSVGLTNTKDQSKVKSIVGFNERVVYHMNDKKRTVGSSEMKKSLKYDDVVAVSAVERFGGNFFVLQNYANQKTPKDKKQFISIVAAVLAEQLSRTETTNECFCYLRGGLHPESACTASDVQVLQPAVKKSRRC